The Oncorhynchus gorbuscha isolate QuinsamMale2020 ecotype Even-year linkage group LG08, OgorEven_v1.0, whole genome shotgun sequence DNA window ctcaatggatgtaaaaacagactttgctTTGCCTCAAACAGTAGGTAAACAAATTACTTTGAGAAGCTACACagtaagacaatcagaaatagtaTCAGATCCTCAAATGGGCATTTATAAGTCTACATTTTCACGCAAGCCAGGTAGCCTAAGCCTACTTCTATGCGTAATCCAGTGTGTGTGCTTACTCAAGATTGACAGGAGCACTCCAAACAAGACAATTAATAAATTGACAACTTCTAAATAGAATAAAAATAAACCAAAACTTCTCTCACAAGTGTAGCCTAGGTTGTACGTTCTGCAAACAATGTGTCCACTCCTACAATGGCAACAGTAAGACTGTAGTATAAATAAGATATTGAATGCATCAACAGAAATTAGCGTAATCAAAAAAATAATTTAGATTAGAATTGATGGTAATTTGAGGTAAATGTGATACTGGTGTGCCATCCCCGTGGCATCCTCGTGTGCCATAcatgttttaaatatatatttgccACTGCTGgactaaaaaaaaaaatctcggCCAAACAACAGACCAAACAATCAACCAGTCGACtaaaaaaaatccccatcaaaatctgtctgttTTAATAAACTGGAGATGTTTTTTTGCATgggatgcgtctcaatccacggCATCCCCCGATATcgcccatctgcggtgaaaggttgCAGAGCTAGAGGGGTGTTAGTCAGATTGAGACATCACAAAAATTAGTCTACTCATGAAAACTACTGTTACATCCGAATGGTTTGTTCTAAAGTCTATTATGACCTCTCTGGAAAGTTGACTCTCACAAACACGTACTTGTCTGTTGGTTTGCTCACACAATTTGTCTGATGGTTCCCAGTACTAGTTTAAAAAATTAATAGAACTATATATGGAGATAGTTTAGTACctaaaataaggggttaaattcATGTCCGTGTTTCCCCATCTTTCTTATTTCTCTCAGatagacagacacttcagaacaaacttcctttttgACTATcttgttgttccatgtagtgagttccatgtagtgaattcaatgcatttctatgggctaatgGCAGTAATGCCAAATGTTTCATCAAATTAGCCACCAGTTTAGACTCTAGAGGGTTAATCTTTGATAAGGAAACTGGTCCTATATGCCACTGACTATTGTTTATGTCTGAGGCAATGTCCCTGCCTGGACAAACTGTCAGGTTTAGCTCTTGTGGTCAGAAAGAAGTACCTCAGTGCTGTCATTCTTGGTCATGGGTCTGAAACTGCCTCCATGCTGTGCTTTTCAGTATGATAGTCAGCAGATGTCCTCTGTCTCACCATACAGTAGTGTCATTCAGCTGTGTCACAGCAATAGCAGAGCCATTAGTAAGCCTTCCTCTCTATGTGTGCAGCTGTGAATATTGGAAAGATTTGACAGGCAGTGGCCAGGCAGTTGAACGGTTTAAAAGCTCCAGAAGCAAGTTTTGATTCTTCGTAATGAAGTCCCACGACGGCCCTTATTCTGAGAAAAGAAAGCGCCTGACTTAAAGtaccattttaatatttgatcaCTCTCACGTCTCAGCGCTGTGTGCAGATTACACTTTTCTGATTCTCAGCAAGTCAATATGAGAAGGTCTAGCCAGTATTGGGAAATGCTTTTGTTGTTTCAACAAGGCTGGTGCAGTGTTTTTTCAAAGGAATCCTATCAGTTCTTACTTTATCACTCCCAAAAAAGCTGTGTGTATTATGTAAGGGTGTTATTTTGATGGAAACTGTCTCTTACGGACAGACTAAACAGCCTGCGATTGTCTCTTACGGACAGACTAAACAGCCTGCGATTGTCTCTTACGGACAGACTAAACAGCCTGCGATTGTCTCTTACGGACTGACTGATTTCCTGCGATTGGTGATAGCCGGTTGCCTGATGACTCAAACTATTTTTCCCCTGCTCTATGTTTGCTACATACTTCAGACTGAGACGGCCTGTCGTTGAAGTCGTTTGTGGGACATCAAAATGAGGGGTGTTGTACAAAAAAGTAATCAGCGATTGGATCATCCCCTGCCCCCCACCCCTTCTTAGTCCCCACAGCCCGTACGCCCCCCCTGAGCCCAGTAGCCCTGGCGGCTGTCATCGCAGGGCCAGTGTGTGTGCTGTGCTTTGTGCTGCTGCTGGTGTTCTACGTGTGCCACAGCCGCTCTGTCGTCCACCGCCGTGTGCCCAACGAGGAAGACCCTACCATGGACCACCCCTTCCTAGCTGACGGCCACACCCTCAAAGACCTCATCTACGACATGACCACCTCAGGCTCCGGATCAGGTGGGTTTTGTAGTTTGATGTACTGTACATTTATCACACTCTTTGGGAGATACATTTTCAACAGATGGCTGAGCTTAGAGGTGTAGCATGGTCTAttacagtacccataatgctctgtACAATATGTCCAGTTTTATCCTCATTAAGATGTTCCTGAAGCTAACATAATAGCGTCCCATCTCTTTACCAATACAGGTTTCACACCTTGGAGTGCTATAATCTCCCTTAGGATTGATTTAAAGTATTCCATCTAGAGGTGGGGGGATACTTTGAGGATTTGTGTCATAGTTATATCAGCCCAATGGACAAGTCTGTCTGTAGGCACAGACAAATGTCATTAACTGACCACTTATGTAAGTTGTTCTGAAAAGGCTTAGAAGTTGTTTCCATAGAGCTGCAATCCTGACCTTGCGAGCTCTTAGTTTCTCATATACTCAGTGGGTTGTATTGAAGAAGTTGTTCAATACTCTTCAATTGTTAAATTCGAAAAGAGTGGTTTGCGAGATGAGAGCCAATATGCTGCTGGAAATGTTCTTTGCTATGACTGATTCAGTGAATGATAAGGAGACGTGTGTTCATTAATACATCAGCGTAGCAGCCGGCTAGGCTGGCACATACTGCTACCAGACGAGCACCATCATTCAATCAGAGAAATATAATCTAATTCATGTTTCCAATCACATAGTTTTGACCTATCATCATAGCCTCATCATACACTCTTACAGCCAACCCTTTTGATGTGTCAACATCTCATGTGTGGCCATCATCCTCTAAGGGCTTTTACATTAACTGTCCATAGAATTTGAGATTAAAAGTTATTTAGTAACTCTTGTTAGGGCAAGTTTGCCTCAAAAATGAACCCTCTGTTGAAGCGAGGTCGGGACAGTATTTGTTTTTCTCTGCCCTCGAACTGGCACGAACTTGCTGGCTATTCTCTCCGCTCATTGAGTTTTAATGGCCAGGTTTAAGAGAATGGAAAGAATGCAGACCAGCCAGGCAGCCGGAATGTGGGCAGAAGCACGCTGTAGGTTGTTTTATGTACACATACACCAGAtgaaaccagacagacagaggacctcCAAATTAGAGAATGAGAGAACATTGAAGACCATAACTCTTCAGACAGTGTAAATGTGTTCTATTCTCAGATACTTTTTGTTCTACGTCTTTGAAACAGAATAGCTGCAGGTCTGACTGTTGATGTTTTCttactgtacagtcgtggccaaaagttttgagaatgacccaaatattcatttccacaaaagtctgctgcttcagtgtctttagatatttttgtcagatgttactatggaatactgaagtataattacaagcatttcatgaatgtcaaaggcttttgttgacaattacatgaagttgatgcaaatagTCAATACTTGCAGTGTTggcccttctttttcaagacctctgcaatccaccctggtatgctgtcaattaacttctgggccacatcctgactgatggcagcccattcttgcataatcaatgcttggagtttgtcagaaatcgtgggtttttgtttgtccacccgcttcTTGAGgcttgaccacaagttctcaatgggattaaggtctggggagtttcctggccatggacctaAAATATTGATGCTTTGTTCCCCGAACcgcttagttatcacttttgccttatggcaaggtgctccatcatgctggaaaaggcattgttcatcaccaaactgttcctggatgtttgggagaagttgctctcggaggatgtgttggtaccattctttattcatggctgtgttcaacattgtgagtgagcccactcccttggctgagaagcagccccacacatgaatggtctcaggatgctttactgttggcatgacacaggactgattgtagcgctcaccttgtcttctccagacaagcttttttcctgATGACCCAagcaatcggaaaggggattcagagaaaatgaccgtccccagtcctcagcagtccgatccctgtaccttttgcagaatatcagtctgtccctgatgttttttctGGAGAGAAGTGACTTCTTTGCTgctcttcttgacaccaggccatcctcagtATTTGCCTcgctgtgcgtgcagatgcactcacacctgcctggtgtcattcctgagcaagctctgtactggtggtgccccgatcccacagctgaatcaactttaggagacggtcctggcgcttgccggactttcttgggcgccctgaagccttcttcacaacaattgaaccgctctccttgaagttcttgatgatctgataaatggttaatttaggtgcaatcttactggcagcaatctccttgcctgtgaagccctttttgtgcaaagcaatgattacggcatgtgtttcctttgCAGATAACCATGATTGAcaaaggaagaacaatgattctaagcaccaccctccttttgaagcttccagtctgttattcgaactcaatcagcatgacagagtgatcctcagccttgtcctcgtcaacactcacacctgtgttaacgagagaaacACTGGCATGatttcagctggtccttttgtggcagggcttaaatgcagtggaaatgtttttgggggattcagttcatttgcatggcaaagacggattttgcaattcatctgatcactcttcataacattctggagtatatgcaaattggcatcatacaaactgaggctgcagactttgtgaaaattaatatttgtcattctcaaaacttttggccacgactgtacatctgTCTCCCTCAATGTTTGTCAAATCTGGCCTTGGATTTATCAACAAAGACACATTTTGGATCTAATGGCTTGCTTTTTACTCAAGGTCTGCTTGAACTGCTTTCAAAAATATCCTAAAACCCTTGCCTCATAactgtgctctctctccatccccttttGCAGGCCTGCCCCTGCTGGTGCAGAGGACCATAGCAAGGACCATTATCCTGCAGGAGAGCATTGGGAAGGGGAGGTTCGGGGAGGTGTGGCGGGGCCGCTGGCGAGGAGAGGAGGTGGCCGTTAAGATCTTCTCATCTCGGGAGGAACGCTCGTGGTTCCGCGAGGCTGAGATCTACCAGACGGTCATGCTGCGCCATGAGAACATCCTGGGCTTCATCGCTGCTGACAACAAAGGTCAGAGGGCACATTGGGCCAGCGCTGTGTTCATTAAGGAGAAAACATTTAGAAACAGGAAGGTACtttctgaacttgtccaataagtgGCCAGGTTTTTATTTTCTGTTGTAAAATATGTTCTACAGTGTGCcttactgaacatgacccagtacTGGTTCTACTTTCTATGACTTCTATAATGCTCTTAAATTTGTGTCAGTGTACTTAGAAGCCACACATGCCTAAATCAGCTGACAAGCAGTGAGAACTGTGTGTTTGGCTGGGACCCAGACAGTATTGTCAGGATGCTAGCAGGCAGCCTTTCAATGATGAGATAATCTGTTGTAAGTGCAATCATTATGTAAAGTGTTTCACTGTGGAATAGGATACGGTAGCgcactctctttcacactctcctccctctgcccctctcgctGTCCTTGCTCTCCTCAAAGATAACGGCACGTGGACCCAGCTGTGGCTGGTATCAGATTACCATGAGCATGGCTCCCTGTTTGACTACTTGAACAGGTACACGGTGACAGTGGAGGGGATGATCAAGCTGTCCTTGTCCACCTCCAGTGGCCTGGCTCACCTGCACATGGAGATTGTCGGCACGCAAGGTGAGGAGGACCAATCAAATGTGGCACATTTATCCACATAACATATATATAGAGTTATGAAATGTGGTGGTTTTACTCTGCACTCAGCTTTTCCTTTCTCTGTATAGCTATTTTCCTTTTCCacttctctcccaccctctccccccaGGTAAACCAGCCATCGCCCACCGTGACCTGAAGTCTAAGAACATCCTGGTGAAGAAGAATGGTACCTGCTGCATCGCTGACCTGGGATTGGCTGTCCGCCACGACTCCGCCACCGACACCATCGACATCGCCCCCAATCACAGAGTGGGAACCAAGAGGTGACTGGCTGCACAGTAGGGATGACTCCATTTAGAGGATTGGTAGATAGGCTGTGGGTCAACCGGAatttctttagtcgagcagtTGCAATTGTACATTTTTGGTGAGcaagacacctgtctgatacgcgcctgtctcagtggactaatccattgcagAGCCCCCTGGGATGGCACGGTCCATCACTCTAAGGCCTCATGTCCACCAGATGCATCAAACTCATGGCGCTCCGGCGGAAGTTATTCATTGTCAATGGAGCAGCACGCAACACACACTAGGCTGCGGTCCTGCGTACCGCATGCTTTATTGTACGGAAAATATGGGCTAGGCATCCGGCAAAACAAAATGTATATGCATCTGGTGGACATCGGGCATAAGACATGTTATGTAAAAATAATTGTAcaatacaaataaatatattattttataacatGTGCTTTCTCCTGCGTTGGATAGCGGTCGCTGTCCGCGGTTCTGAAACATCTTCAGTGCACCTTTGAATTGTTTTCTTATGTTCATATGTGCATAATATTAAAGTTAACCAGCATATCGGTCTTGAGAACAATGCAGCAGAGGCAGCAGCGGAGTGAGAAAACAGCCCTTGCCATAATTGTCTTCAGAAAATGTAGGAAAGAGGAAACGCCAACTTAATTGggtctataatcaatagcctagctgttaaatgttaaattaatacatcttttttctcaatctacacacaattccccataatgacaaagtgaaaacaggtttttagaaatgtttgcaaatttgtaTAAGAAACAAGAGACACCTTACTTCCATaattattcagatcctttactatgagacttgaaattgagctcaggtgcatcctgtttccattaaccatccttgatgtttctacaacttgattggagtcaacctgtggtaaattaaattgattggagatgatttgtaaaggtacacacctgtctatataaggtcccacagttgacagtgcatgtcagagcgaaaaccaagccatgaggtcgaaggaattgtccatagagctccgagactggattgtgttgcggcacagatctggggaagggtaccaaaacatttctgcagcattaaaggtctccaagaacacagtggcctccatcattcttgaatgaaagaagtttggaaccaccaaggctcttcctaaaTCTGgacgcccagccaaactgagaaatcaggggaaaagggccttggtcagggagatgaccaatgacctgatggtcactcttgacagagctctagagttcctctgtggagatgggagaaccttccagaaggacaaccttctctgcagcactctaccaatcaggcctttatggtagagtgaccagatggaagccattccacagtaaaaggcaaatgacggcccgcttggagtttgtttcatgtcttaaagtaatggactgttacTAGTCAAAAGTTGACATACCTACTTGTGTGctcttattttatttttactattctctgcaaagtagaataatagtgaagacatccaaactatgaaatagcacatggaatcatgtagctcagttggtagagcatggcgcttgtaacgccagggtagtgggttcgatccccgggaccacccatacatagaatgtatgcacacatgactgtaagtcgctttggataaaagcgtctgctaaatggcatatattattattattattattataaccccccccccaaaaaagtgttaacagATCaatctatttgagattcttcaaagtagccaccctttgccttgatgacagctttgcacacacttggcattctttcaaccagcttcacctggaaggctTTTCTAACCATCTtgtaggagttcccacatatgctgagcacttgttggctgcttttccttccctctgtggtccaactcatcccaaaccatcccaattgggttgagaagagacttgcttgggccaagaaacatgagcaatggacattagaccaatggAGTCCAaattttgagatttttggttccaaccgccgtgtctttgtgagatgcggagTGGGTGAACAGATgagctctgcatgtgtggttcccaccaggAATTATGGAGGaggtgttgtgggggtgctttgctggtgacactgtcggtaATTTTTTTAGAATttaagggtggttactttgagtctcgcatataaaatatattttgatctgtttaacacttttgtgtgtgtcatacatgcatacacacacacacacacagatgaagtcggaagtttacatacaccttagccaaatacatttaaactcagtttttcacaattcctgaaatgtaatactgtaacaattccctgtcttaggtc harbors:
- the LOC124041809 gene encoding TGF-beta receptor type-1-like produces the protein MDTMRSYLTCWVLFLGAGVQISIALQCHCQWCSNSTCYTDGLCFVSFVKSGSKMVAQGSMCLPEADLIPKDRPFVCAPSKKENTGVVPVCCNTDMCNKDPDPGDYSLTFPTARTPPLSPVALAAVIAGPVCVLCFVLLLVFYVCHSRSVVHRRVPNEEDPTMDHPFLADGHTLKDLIYDMTTSGSGSGLPLLVQRTIARTIILQESIGKGRFGEVWRGRWRGEEVAVKIFSSREERSWFREAEIYQTVMLRHENILGFIAADNKDNGTWTQLWLVSDYHEHGSLFDYLNRYTVTVEGMIKLSLSTSSGLAHLHMEIVGTQGKPAIAHRDLKSKNILVKKNGTCCIADLGLAVRHDSATDTIDIAPNHRVGTKRYMAPEVLDDSINMKHFESFKRADIYAMGLVFWEIARRCSIGGIHEDYQLPYYDLVQSDPSVEEMRRVVCDQKLRANIPNRWQSCEVLRVMAKIMRECWYSNGAARLTALRIKKSLSQLSQQEGIKM